The following are encoded in a window of Pan troglodytes isolate AG18354 chromosome 4, NHGRI_mPanTro3-v2.0_pri, whole genome shotgun sequence genomic DNA:
- the SPRY4 gene encoding protein sprouty homolog 4 isoform X2 has protein sequence MEPPIPQSAPLTPNSVMVQPLLDSRMPHSRLQHPLTILPIDQMKTSHVENDYIDNPGLAPTTGPKRTRGGAPELAPTPARCDQDVTHHWISFSGRPSSVSSSSSTSSDQRLLDHMAPPPVADQASPRAVRIQPKVVHCQPLDLKGPAVPPELDKHFLLCEACGKCKCKECASPRTLPSCWVCNQECLCSAQTLVNYGTCMCLVQGIFYHCTNEDDEGSCADHPCSCSRSNCCARWSFMGALSVVLPCLLCYLPATGCVKLAQRGYDRLRRPGCRCKHTNSVICKAASGDAKTSRPDKPF, from the coding sequence ATGGAGCCCCCGATCCCACAGAGCGCCCCCTTGACTCCCAACTCAGTCATGGTCCAGCCCCTTCTTGACAGCCGGATGCCCCACAGCCGGCTCCAGCACCCACTCACCATCCTACCCATTGACCAGATGAAGACCAGCCACGTGGAGAATGACTACATAGACAACCCTGGCCTGGCCCCGACCACCGGCCCAAAGCGGACCCGGGGCGGGGCCCCAGAGCTGGCCCCGACGCCCGCCCGCTGTGACCAGGATGTCACCCACCATTGGATCTCCTTCAGCGGGCGCCCCAGCTCtgtgagcagcagcagcagcacatcCTCTGACCAACGGCTCTTAGATCACATGGCACCACCACCCGTGGCCGACCAGGCCTCACCGAGGGCTGTGCGCATCCAACCCAAGGTGGTCCACTGCCAGCCGCTGGACCTCAAGGGCCCGGCGGTCCCACCCGAGCTGGACAAGCACTTCTTGCTGTGCGAGGCCTGTGGGAAGTGTAAATGCAAGGAGTGTGCATCCCCCCGGACGTTGCCTTCCTGCTGGGTCTGCAACCAGGAGTGCCTGTGCTCAGCCCAGACCCTGGTCAACTATGGCACGTGCATGTGTTTGGTGCAGGGCATCTTCTACCACTGCACGAATGAGGACGATGAGGGCTCCTGCGCTGACCACCCCTGCTCCTGCTCCCGCTCCAACTGCTGCGCCCGCTGGTCCTTCATGGGTGCTCTCTCCGTGGTGCTGCCCTGCCTGCTCTGCTACCTGCCTGCCACCGGCTGCGTGAAGCTGGCCCAGCGTGGCTACGACCGTCTGCGCCGCCCTGGTTGCCGCTGCAAGCACACGAACAGCGTCATCTGCAAAGCAGCCAGCGGGGATGCCAAGACCAGCAGGCCCGACAAGCCTTTCTGA
- the SPRY4 gene encoding protein sprouty homolog 4 isoform X1, whose protein sequence is MLSPLPTGPLEACFSVQSRTSSPMEPPIPQSAPLTPNSVMVQPLLDSRMPHSRLQHPLTILPIDQMKTSHVENDYIDNPGLAPTTGPKRTRGGAPELAPTPARCDQDVTHHWISFSGRPSSVSSSSSTSSDQRLLDHMAPPPVADQASPRAVRIQPKVVHCQPLDLKGPAVPPELDKHFLLCEACGKCKCKECASPRTLPSCWVCNQECLCSAQTLVNYGTCMCLVQGIFYHCTNEDDEGSCADHPCSCSRSNCCARWSFMGALSVVLPCLLCYLPATGCVKLAQRGYDRLRRPGCRCKHTNSVICKAASGDAKTSRPDKPF, encoded by the exons ATGCTCAGCCCCCTCCCCACAG ggccCCTAGAAGCCTGTTTCTCCGTACAGTCCAGGACCTCCAGCCCCATGGAGCCCCCGATCCCACAGAGCGCCCCCTTGACTCCCAACTCAGTCATGGTCCAGCCCCTTCTTGACAGCCGGATGCCCCACAGCCGGCTCCAGCACCCACTCACCATCCTACCCATTGACCAGATGAAGACCAGCCACGTGGAGAATGACTACATAGACAACCCTGGCCTGGCCCCGACCACCGGCCCAAAGCGGACCCGGGGCGGGGCCCCAGAGCTGGCCCCGACGCCCGCCCGCTGTGACCAGGATGTCACCCACCATTGGATCTCCTTCAGCGGGCGCCCCAGCTCtgtgagcagcagcagcagcacatcCTCTGACCAACGGCTCTTAGATCACATGGCACCACCACCCGTGGCCGACCAGGCCTCACCGAGGGCTGTGCGCATCCAACCCAAGGTGGTCCACTGCCAGCCGCTGGACCTCAAGGGCCCGGCGGTCCCACCCGAGCTGGACAAGCACTTCTTGCTGTGCGAGGCCTGTGGGAAGTGTAAATGCAAGGAGTGTGCATCCCCCCGGACGTTGCCTTCCTGCTGGGTCTGCAACCAGGAGTGCCTGTGCTCAGCCCAGACCCTGGTCAACTATGGCACGTGCATGTGTTTGGTGCAGGGCATCTTCTACCACTGCACGAATGAGGACGATGAGGGCTCCTGCGCTGACCACCCCTGCTCCTGCTCCCGCTCCAACTGCTGCGCCCGCTGGTCCTTCATGGGTGCTCTCTCCGTGGTGCTGCCCTGCCTGCTCTGCTACCTGCCTGCCACCGGCTGCGTGAAGCTGGCCCAGCGTGGCTACGACCGTCTGCGCCGCCCTGGTTGCCGCTGCAAGCACACGAACAGCGTCATCTGCAAAGCAGCCAGCGGGGATGCCAAGACCAGCAGGCCCGACAAGCCTTTCTGA